In the genome of Helicobacter colisuis, the window TCAGACTAATCTCTTAGCGCTTAATGCAGCTATTGAAGCAGCAAGGGCAGGTGAGCATGGTAGAGGATTTGCAGTTGTAGCAGATGAGGTAAGAAAACTTGCAGAGAGAGCTCAAAAAGCAACAAAAGAGATTGAAATGAATATTCAAGTTTTACGCCAAAATTTCTCAGAGGTGCAGAGTTCTACAGAAGAAATCGTTAGCGATATGGATAATGTGAATGGAGAAGTTTTGAAATTTGCAGAGATAGGTCAAACTTCAATGGCAGTTCGAGAAGATGTGGCAAATGTTTTAGATACAACTTTTATTGCATTAGTAAAACTTGATCACTTACTTTTTAAGATTAATGGTTACAAAGCAATTATTGAAGATAACAAAGAAATAAAATTAGCCACACATCGTGAATGTCGTTTGGGGAAATGGTATGATGCAGGAATTGGAAAAGAATATTTTAGTCAATTAGGTAGTTATGCTAGTTTAGAATCTCCACATTCTGGAGTTCATGATTCCTTTAGAGCAGCTTTAGATATTTTTAAAGAATCAGGATTGCAAAAAGGCAGTGAGATAATTAAATTTATTAAAGAGGGTGAAGTGGCTTCAGATAATGTAGTCTCTGTGTTGGATAATCTTTTAAAAGAGAAAATGACAGAAAGAAAGAATGAGCACAAATAAGTTTAGAATATGAGGATTAAAACTCCCCATATTACTATCTAAAAAGATTCTTAAAAGAATTAGAATCAAAGTTTTCAAAATCGTAATTTTGTGTAGCGCCACCAAGTGGAAGACTTGCTTTTTCTATAAGTGAGCTGATTTTTGACATTTTTTCGCCAATTTCATTGTGTTTTTGCGATAAACTTTCCACTAAAGAATCTTCTTTGTTAATTTGGCTTGGCAAAGGTAGGGAGAGAGAGACATTTTCACCTGCAAGATTAAGTGTTAATTCTTTTCCAAAGAGTGGTTCGTTTTTGAATTGCGCTGCTTTTGCCACAGAATCAAGAGTATCAAGGTTTGTTGTATTGATTTCCATATCTTTAGCTTTTGTGCTTAAAGCATTTAGAGTAATATCGGCAATCTGCATTGCCCCAATCATTTCATTAGCACCTTTGATTCCATCGCTAAATTTGCGTATTTCTAAAGCTTCTTTGGAGAGATTGGGTAATTCTTGTGTTTCTTGTGTTGTTTGCACTTGCGATTCTATTTCTGCTTCTTTTGGAAGTGAAGTTGGTTTTTGTGAGTAGATATTTCCTATTCCATAGGGATTAACAGATGTTAACATTGAAACTCCTTTTAAATTTTAAAGGACTAAAGCATTTTTTGTTCCAAAAAAACCTATTATTTTTGCTGTTTTTCTAGTGCAAGTATTTTTTGTTCAAGTATTTTTTGATTTTTACTTAGATTGGCAGTAGCGGTGATTTGATTGAGTAAAACCCATAAGCTAAGTGTTGCAAAAATGATAGTTATCACGCAGCATACAAGAGCAATTTTGACAGCTTTTATGGCGGTTTTGTTAGAATGATTGATTTCTTTATTTAAGTTTTCCATTTTAAAGATCCTTTTTGGGATAGAATTTGTTTAAAACATAATAAACAAGTGCTAATATAAAAGAAAAAAGTGAAAGTAAAATCACAATACTAGCACCTGCTTGAAAGTCATAAAAATAAGAAACACTAATACCGCCAAGTATGCAAACAAAAGAAATAAGACTAGAAACAAGCATCATTTTAACTAAGGAGTTGGTTAAAATTTCGCTACAATAAGCAGGAATGCTTAGAAGTGCGATGATTAAAATAATTCCTACAGAGCGCATAGTAATCACAATTCCAATGGCGATTAATATCATTAAGACTATGCTAAAAATATGAGTATGGATTCCTTGGAGTTGTGTAAATTCACTATCATAAGAGATTCCGATAATTACGCGGTAATTTAGCGCGATAAAGAGAATAAGAAAACAAGCAAAAATAACCATATATTGAATATCATTATGGGTAATACTTAAAACACTTCCGAATAAATACCCCATAAAATCTTTATTATAACCAGGGGTTAGTTCTACAAGAATAATCCCTAAAGCCATTCCAAATGCCCAAAGCGATCCTACAAGTGCATCTAATCTCTCTTTGGCATAAAGTAACATATAAGCAAGAATAATCGCACAAAAGACACTAAAAAGTGTCGCACCTAGTAAAATAGGCAATCCCCAAAAAGCAGCAATCCCCACACCACCATAAATGCTATGGGCGATTCCACCAGAGATAAAAACCATTCTGTTGGTTACTGCAAGTGTGCCTATAATGCCACAAATAATGCTTGTAAAAAAAGCACCAATAATAGCATTTTGTATGAAGCTATACTCCAAGATTTCAGTCAATCAACCATCCTAAATCTTCTTCGTTTAATTCTTCTTTGATTTTATCCATTTTAATTTCAGCTTTAAGATATTCTGTGATTTCTAACATATCAATTAAAGCGTTTCTTAGACAGCTTGTAGCTCCAGGGCTTGGTGTCATATTAAAGGTAATACCTTGATTACTCTTGATTTTTTTCTCACCCAAAATAAGCTTTTTTTGTGTTTTGTCTAAAACTTGTGGGCGGATTCCACCAAATCCAGATGCGTAAGACAATTCATGTAATTGAATAGAGGGGATAATTTTTTTGGCTTCTTCCCAAAAGTATTTTTTTCCAATGCTTGGAATCTCGTAGATAAAATTTCTAAGAATATAATTTCGGATTTCACTATCAGAAAGCAAATCCCACATAATTTTTGTAGTGGAACTTCCAAAGCCAAAAGATTTTAGAAAATCAACGAAAGTTCCGCTTTTAAAGCGTTCTAGCTTTGGCAATGCAAGGGCAGTTGGTCCTAATCTAGTTTTTCCTTGTGCAACAACATCAGGATCTCCATGGATAGCTGCAAAAGGAAGTTTTGGATTTTGGACTGTATAAACTTTACCTTGAAGTTTATTTCCAGGAATAAAATAAAAACTTCCAGATACAGGTAAGCAACCCAAATCTAATCCATAACCCATATTTTGAGCTAAAAGCAAAGAATGCGCACCAGCATTAACTAACACAAAAGAGGCTGTAATGGGCTCTTGTTCTTGTGATTGTATCGTGTAAGCACCATCGCCTTGTCGAATGATTTTGGTAACTTTGTGATTAAAAAGTGCTTTGTGTTCACCAAAAATACTTTGTTCTATCATATGAGTGGCAGTAGCACAGAAATTCATAGCACAGAAGCTTTTTCTTATTCCAGATCCAACAACAGGTTCAGGTCTATCGCTACCATCAAGCATTTTGATTACATTTGGCTCGATTTGCTTAAGTGTTTCTTTGTTAAAAAATTCCAATTCAGGATAGATTTCTTTAAACTCTTCGTGTCGTTTTGTCATAAACTCAACTTCTTTTTCGCCCACACCAATAGCCATTTTTTGGTATTCAAAAATGCTTTTGTTTTGCAATTGATGATGAAAAGCGTAAGAGACAAGTAGCTTTGCACCCCTAGAGACTTTTTTTGCTTTTTCAAAAGTGTAGTTGGTTTCAATATCTCCTGCATGAATAGTTTGTGAGTTATTATTTCCACTTGAGCTTAATGTTGCTGGTTGAGAATATTTCTCTAGCAAAACAACCTTTTTTAAATTCGTATAATGTGTGAGTGCATAAAAAAGCGCACTACCTGAAATACCAGCCCCAATAATGGCGACATCATAAGTTTGTTTCATAAACGACCTCCTAAATTTAGATTTTGGGAATATTGAGATTGCAATAACATTTCCACTTCACAAAAATGCTCTTGGATACTTTGATCGCTTATTTTTGGAAGTTCGTGCTCTGTAACCTCGCGATTAACATATAAAACCTTTTTGGCATAGCCTAATAAAATTGAAATATCATGACTAATTATAATTATAGTCTTTTCTTTATTGATTTTTTGCAATAAATCATAAATTTCTCTTTGATTTTTTTGATCTACACTGGCTGTTGGCTCATCTAAGACCAAAAAATTTGGATTTCCACACAATGCTCTTGCAATTAAAACCCTTTGTCTTTGTCCGCCGGAGAGTTCTCCGATTTTTTTATGAGCATAAGCTTCCAAATGGAACTGCTCTAAAAGTTCTAAAGCAAGCTTTCTTGCGTTTTTGGGTAAGAATCCTCCCAAAAATCCTGGTTTTAAAAATCCCATCATAACAACTTCTAGAGTTGATATGGGAAAATGACGATTTAAAAAAGTGTTTTGTGGGACATAGCCAACGCGTAATGTAGGGCTTTTAATAATCTTGCCTTCTGTTGGCTTTAATAACCCTATTAAAAGGCGCGCTAGTGTGCTTTTTCCACCACCATTTGGTCCAATAATAGCCCAAAAATCACCTTCATAAATTGTCCAATCCACATTATACAAGATTCGTTCTTTGGTGAAAGAAAAATTAACATTTTTATACTCAATTATTTTGTGAGAGTTACTATTTTGCATAATTAGCCTTGTCAAATAGATTTCTCATTCCATAAATGCGTTTAATTAATAATGTATTTTGATTGATTCCCTTGGTATTTTCGCCAATGTTTAGTGGAGTAAGGGCAATTTTACCAATAATACTCCTGCCTTCTTCTCCATTTTGAAGTGTTTTTAAGCCCCAAATATCATGCAATACAAAAATCTCTCCATCAAAACTTCCCACATAAAGCATAATATGCCCTTTCATTCCAAGCAAAGTAGCAAAAGGAATGGCATTGTTTTGGATAAAAAGCTTTTTTTGATTAGGATTCATTTGGCTTAAATCAAAATAAAGAGATTTATTTAAATTATTTGGGAGAATCTGAGCTTGTGAGTTTCTTTGGAGATAGAATCCAAAATTACCAAGAGTATCCCTTAGAAACATTGAACAATCGCGATTCCCAAACATTCCACCCCAACCATATTTCTCACCCATAAGATTTTGAGCAAGGGAAGCGTAATTTTTTGAGGAAAAAGGCATGGGAAATCTAGTAAAATCCTGGCTGTGGAGATGAATTTTTATTTTTTTGGCATAACCCCTTTGTGTGCGTGTAAAAATGAAACTCTCATAAGCTTTTTTTGTGCTTCCAAGCAAAGGAAGTAACATGCCAATACGAGCTGTTTCTAAAAATTCTTGGTGGGTGTTATAAATGGGAATATTATCTTTTTTAGCTACTAAAAATTCTTGAGTTTGCCTAAGTTCTTGAGTTTGCTTTTGATTTAAAATTGCAATATTAAGCACTTCTATCCATCCGCTAACAAAGCCACTCTCAACAAAAGCCCATTTTTTGGACTTGGAATAATGAGTGATGAGAATGGGCGTCCCTAAGTAAATATAAGAATTTTGCCAATAATCAAAAGGAAAGCCTTCTCCTGCTGTTTTGGGGTTAAAGAATCTTGGCTTATTAGTGGGCAAAACCCTAAGGTTGCTAGATTTAGTTATAATGGCAGGTTGTTTTAAGCTAGGAAAGTTTTCAAAGTTTGCTTCTTTGGCTAATTCCTCGATTTCTGCTAAAGAATAGGGTAGTAGATTCTCACCATAACCTAAATTTGTTAAGGCTTGTTGCAATCCCCATTGAGCTTGAATAGAATCATTTTTTGGAATTTTGCTAAAAGGGGAGAAAAACTGCTGTAAATATTTATTTTTAAGATTTTTTGTGGAGGGAGGCTTGAGTGATTCAAGTGATTCATTAGAAATATATGACTGCAAATCTTGCTTGGGTAATTCAAGCTTGGGTGGTTTTGAAGCACAGCCATAAAGCAGAGCTAGAAAAAAGATAAAAGTGAGAAATCTTACCATTTAAATTCCTCATATTCTTCTTCTTTAAAACCCACAATAACTTGATGATTAGCTTCAACAACTGGGCGTTTGATTAAATTGGGTTCTTTGATTAGATATTCTTTAATCTCTTCTTCGCTAAGATTCTTATCTTTTAGGGAAAGTTTTTTATAAGTGGTGCCTTTAGTGTTAAAAAGTATTTTAAGTGGGACACTTTGGAGCCATTTTTCAAGTGTTTCTTTATTAGGTGGAGTTTTTTTAAAGTCAATAAATTCATAAGGAATCTTTTTTTGCTCTAAGAAATTTAAAGCTTTTTTAACGCTACCACAATTTTTGATTCCATAAACCTTAACCATTAAAAAATCCTTGTAAGAAAAATATAAAAAATAATTCCTGTAAATATACTAAAAACTGAATTTTTAAACCATAAAAAACATAAAATTGCAGAAAAAATTCCACCAAGTTCATAAAGCCCATAGGTTTCACTCCAAGGAGTGTTAAGCAAACTAAAAAAAATAAGGAGTGTCATAATAAAAAGCGGCATTGTATCTTGTAGGTATTTTAAAAGCTTATTATTTGTTGCATTTTTGAAAATAAAAAAAGGCAATAATCTTGTGAGGGCTGTCCCAATAGTAGCTGCTAAAATAGCGCCGATGAGATAAAATGTATCAAAATTATCTTGCATTTTCTATCCATTTTCTGCCAAAGAGCAAAATAAAGATTCCACAAAAAATGCTAAGGAGCAAAAAATATTGATTAGGGAAAATGATAAGTCCTATGACGCCTAATGATAAGCCTATATAAAAAGGTTTTTTATTAGGAGAATTTTGTAGAAGCGAAAGAGTTAAAACGCTAAAAAGAGCTGTTAGTGCAAATTCTACACCATCTGGCTTAAATCCTAAAGTATTTCCTAGAAAAATCCCGATTCCACACCCCAAAACCCAGTAGCAATGATCAAAAAAAGTAATGTAAAAATAACTTTGTTCTAGCTCTTTTAAAGAGAGATTAAAGGCAGCTTTATTGGCTTTTAAGACTGCAAAAGTCTCATCAGTTAAGCCAAAGAGAATATAATATTTGGTGATTCCAAAGTTTTTGATTTCATTGGTAATAGCAAGGGAATAAAAGAGATGGCGAATATTTAATAAAAAAGAAGCAATGGCTATTTCTAGGAATCCGGCATAAGAAGCAATAAGAGAAACAAGTAAAAATTGCCCAGCACCTGTAAAAACCAAAATAGCAATTAAAACACCATAATACCAATCAAGCGATAATTCTTTGGAAAATAAAATACCAAAGGCAATTCCAAGGGGTAAATACCCCATTAAAACAGGCAATGATTGAATAAAACTTCGATAAAACACCTAAAAACCTCAAGAATTTATAAGAGAGCGCAATTATAGCAGAATTTATGCTCTAAAAAATATTCCATTTTGTAGAATCTTTAAAATTGAAAAATGTTTAAAAATATAGTAAAATCAATCTTTTGGAGAAGGAATGAAAAAGCACAAGTTTGGGATTTTATTAGCAGCAACAAAAGATTCAAGCTTTACCTTAGGCGTTATGATTGCCAACATTAAGGATAAAATGGGTAGTTTTGTTGATGTTTTTTATATTGTTCATGATGGATTTAGCCCAAAAGATAAAGAGGCAATGGAAAGATTGGCTCAAGATAGCAAGGTGGTTTTTTGTGAATTCACACAACAAACTTTTTTAGATAATTTTAAAAAATTCAATCAGAATAATTTAAAAATTGATTTTTCTTGCTCTAGGGGTTTTTTGGGGCGTTGGACGCATATGGTGTATGCGTGTTTTGAAATTTTTAGATATTTAGAAGAATGTGAAAATATTTTATATTTGGATTTTGATATTTTGCTTTTAAAGGGATTAGAGCATTTACTTAAGCTTAAAGAATCAGGAATTACAATAGCAGCAGAAAGAGGCAAAAAGCAGCTTAAAGAAGTGTATCCTAATTATAATGGAGAGTTTAGGGATTTTAGAATCTACCGCTCACCGATTATCTTTGTAAATGATTCTTTGATTAATCCTGCGGAATGTTATGCTTTTGTTTATCAAAAGAGTATTGGAGTGGGACTTAATGATCAGGGGGTTTTGTCTTTGTTGATATTTGAAAAAAGTATTAAGGCAAAGGACTTGGGGAAAGATTATGTAGGGAGTGTATTGTGGATAGCTAATGATGATTCATATTTTATTCATTCTTATGGGAGAGAAAATCGATTTTGGAATAATCAGCTTTGTTATCAAATATGGAGAGAATGGGGTGAGTATTATGAGGTTTGGCTTAATCAAGGCGGTTTGCCTTATTTAAAGGGGTTTGTTGCTAAGACAACTTATGGATATGAGAGAGTGCGATTTTCCTTAGCTTATAAAGTGGGTTATGCGATTGTGGAATGCTATTATCAAACAAGCAAAATAAAATACCTAAAATTACCCCTTAAAATAGCACAAGTGATTTTAAAGCATAAAAGAAAACTAAGAGAATATCGTAGAATCTGTAAAATATCTCCCCATTTAAGATTACCTATGTTTTGTCAATATGAAGATTACCAAAACGCTTTAAAAGAAAAACAAAGCATTCCTTACAAGCTAGGTGAAGCTGTTTTGGAGTTTTGTAAGGAATGGTGGAAATGCAATATCATAAAATTATATCGCAAGATTTATCTTATTAAAAAACAGGCTGCGAAAAAATCCTAGCTTTTTCAAAAGGATTCATATCCTAATAAAATACATTTGTCAAAAAAGGGTAAAACACACATTGCGTAAAATTCTCCTCCAATGCCAATATCTTTGAGTGTTTCATAATATTTAATATCAAATTGAAGATGAGAGTTCCTTTGTGTTGAGATTCCAATGCCACTTAATTCATTAAAATAAATAAAAGATGTAATTTTTTCATGAATTAAAACCAAAGAATATTGCACTGCCATTTTTTCTTTTTGATTTAAGAGATGATAAGAATCAATGCTTACAAGGTTTCTGCCACGGAATTTTACATAGTTTTTTTGCAAACTTTGTGTATGGACTTGTTGATAAAAATTAGCTAAATCCAGACAAAAAGCAGGATAAAATAAAATCGCCCCCAAAAGAGCAATTTTTCTAAAGGGTTTGAAGGATAGCATCAAAGCTTTCAAAATAGATTCTTTTGGCTTCACTAAGTGTGATTGAAATATTGCCAATTTCAATCTTTTCACCCCCTAATGTTGCAATTTTTTCTAAATGCAAATTAGAGTTTTCAAGCAAATTTTGCAAAGTTGAAACATTTTTGGAATCTAGAGCAATTAAGACTTGCGTAGGAGATTCACCAAAAAGTGCTTGATTATCAAGAGTTTGAATACTTTTGCAACCAATATTGCCTTTAATACAAGCCTTAGCTAGAGCAATGGCTAATCCACCTTGATAAATATCAACAGCTGCTTTTAAGATTTTGTGTTCTTTTGCACTAGCTAATACACTCCACAAAAACAATTCATCATTAAGATTAATAGATGAAATTTCACCTTTAATGCTGTTAGCAAAATATTTTGCAAAAAGACTAGCGCCAAATTGTGGAGTAGTATTTTTAGATTTAAGCAAATAAACTTCAGTGTCTTCTTGATTAAATTCACTGCCTAAGAGATGATAAATATCATCAATAACTCCAACTCCTGCAATACTTGGAGTGGGGTAAATATCGCTATTATTAGTTTGATTATAAAGGCTTACATTTCCGCTAACTACAGGAGTATTAAGGGTTTTGCAAGCTTCTTTAATGCCCTCACAAGCTTCCTTGAATTGCCACATTACTTCAGGATTTTCTGGATTTCCAAAGTTTAGACAATCTGTAATAGCCAGAGCCCTTCCACCTCTTAGAGCAATATCTCGACCGACTTTTGCAACGGCTTGTTTGGCACCTTCTTTGGGGTTAAGATAGCATAATCGGATAGGACAAGCCACGCTCATTGCTATTCCTTTGCCATTTTCTTTAACCCTAATTGCACTTGCGCCACCACTTCCAATTTTTGTTAGAGTATTAGTTTGAACTGTGCTATCATATTGCTCATAAACCCAAGCTTTATCGCTGACATCAGGACTTTGAAGGAGGGTTTTAAAAACTTCATTAGAATCTAATTTTTGGAGTGCTTCTTGATTAAGCGATTCTATATTGTTAAGATAAGTTGGATTCTCACTCACAGGTCTTTTAAGAATCGGTGATTTTTCGCTCAAAGGAGCTATTGGGATTTCAGCGCATTTTTCATTATGCCAATATAGCTCCATTTTGCCACTATTAGTAACTTCACCCACAATGGCGCAATCCAATTCCCATTTTGTAAAAATCTCTAAAATTTCTTTTTCGCAACCTTTTTTAGCACAAATCAACATTCTCTCTTGCGATTCGCTTAGCATTAATTCATAAGGCGTCATATTGGCTTCGCGAGTAGGGACTTTATCAAGATGCATAACCATACCACTTCCGCTACGCCCTGCCATTTCAAAGCTAGAACTTGTAAGTCCTGCTGCACCCATATCTTGAATCCCAACAATTAAATCTTTTTTGAATAATTCCAAACACGCTTCTAAAAGTAGTTTTTCAGTAAATGGATCACCCACTTGCACGGTAGGACGCAAAGATTTAGAATCTTCATTAAAGCTATCAGAGCTCATTACCGCACCACCCAAACCATCGCGTCCAGTTTTAGAACCTACATAAATAACAGGATTCCCAATTCCTTCAGCCTTGCCATAGAAAATTTCATCGTTTTTAACAATTCCTAAAGTGAAAGCATTAACCAAAATATTGCCCTCATAGCAATCTTCAAAGCTCATTTCACCACCAATAGTTGGCACCCCCATACAATTTCCATAACCTCCAATTCCTGCGACAACTCCGCGTAATAAATAGCGGTGTTTTGCCCCTGTGGAATCTTTTTTGGTGATATTGCCAAAGCGAATAGAGTTAAGACTTGCAACAGGTCTAGCGCCCATAGTAAAAATATCGCGCATGATTCCGCCAACTCCCGTGGCAGCACCCGCATAAGGCTCAATAAAGCTAGGGTGATTATGGGATTCCATTTTAAAAACCGCCCCATAACCCCCACCAATATCAATAATTCCTGCATTTTCTCCTGGACCTTGGATAACCCAAGGTGCGCGTGTGGGGAATCCATTGAGATAAATTTTGCTAGATTTATAGCTACAATGTTCGCTCCACATAGCAGAAAAAATCCCAATTTCTACCAAATTAGGCTCTCTTTTTAGGATATTGAGAATATTTTGATAGTCTTCTTGGGTAAGTTTATGTTGCCTTAGAATCTTTTCTAAATTTTCCATGCCTTTTCCTTAGTTGTTTTAAAGTGAGTATTTTTTACAAAAAAAACTTTTATAAATGAAAGTTTATCAAATTGTCCTTTAAAGTATGGATAAACTAAGATTGAGATAAAGTTATTTTTAGTAGAATAGTGAGTATTTTTTAAAAAAATGGTCTAAAAGGAATTAAGGAGAAAAGACAAAATGAAATACATCAAGTTTTTCAAGGAATTAAATAATAGAGATGTGCCTGTGGTGGGCGGTAAGAATGCAAGTATCGGAGAAATGTTTCAAGAGCTTGTGCCTATGGGGATTAAAGTGCCTAATGGTTTTGCAATTACAAGTGAGGCGTATTGGTATTTATTAGATAGTGGTGGAATCCGAGAAAAAATCAAAGAATTACTTGAGGGAATTGATGTAACAGAGATTGATGTTTTAAATGTGCGTTCTAAAAAGATACGCGATATGATTTTTGGCACTCCATTACCTACGGACTTAAGGGAAGAAATTTTGGAGGCTTACAAGATTTTAAGTCAAGAATACAATATGGAAGAAGCCGATGTGGCAGTAAGAAGTTCGGCTACAGCAGAGGATTTACCTGATGCTTCTTTTGCAGGACAGCAAGACACTTATTTGAGCGTTCAAGGACAAACTGAACTTATTCATTATATTAAATCTTGTATGGCATCACTTTTTACCGATAGAGCGGTAAGCTATCGTGCTTCTAGGGGATTTGATCATTTTAAAGTCGCTCTTTCTGTTGGGGTGCAAAAAATGGTGCGATCAGATAAGGGAAGTTCTGGGGTAATGTTTAGTATTGATACAGAAACTGGCTTTAGAGATGCAGTTTTTATTACTTCAGCTTGGGGTCTTGGGGAGAATGTTGTAGGTGGAACTGTGAATCCTGATGAATTTTATGTTTTTAAACCAGCTCTGGAGTTAGGCAAACGACCGATTCTAAAAAGACAACTAGGGTATAAAAACATTAAAATGGTCTATGCTGCACCTGGCGCTAAACATCCTACTAAAAATATTGAAACTACAGAAGAAGAACTTAAAAGTTTTTCTTTGAGTGATGAAGAGGTTTTAACTCTAGCGCGTTATGCGGTTTTGATTGAAAAACATTATACAAAAGAGGCAGGAGAATACCGCCCTATGGATATGGAATGGGCAAAAGATGGCAATAGCGGTGAAATCTTTATTGTCCAAGCGCGACCCGAAACGGTGCAAAGCCAAAAAATGAAGAAACAAAATAATACTTTAGAAAAATACTTCTTTAAAGATAAAAGTGAAAAAGAGATTTTACTAAGTGGAAAAGCCGTGGGTGGAAAAATTGGAACAGGAAAAATTCGTGTTATTGATAATATTGCTAATATGGGCGAGTTAAAAAGAGGTGAAATTCTTGTAACAGATAATACTGATCCAGATTGGGAGCCTGCTATGAAAAAAGCAGCAGCTGTGATTACAAATCGTGGGGGTAGAACTTGTCATGCAGCTATTGTGGCAAGAGAAATTGGAGTGCCTGCGATTGTTGGCGCAGTTGGAGCAACAGAAAAACTAGAAACTGGTATGGAAGTAACGGTTTCGTGTGCTGAAGGGGAAGATGGATTTGTTTATAATGGAATCTATGAATATGAGGTTGAAAAAGTTGATTTAAGCTCATTAGAGCAACCTAAGACAAAAATCTATATGAATATTGGGAATCCTGAAAAAGCCTTTACTTTTTCTATGATTCCAAATAATGGTGTTGGGCTTGCAAGAATGGAATTTATTATTAATAACTATATTAAAGCTCATCCACTTGCGCTAATGGATTTGCATAATGGAAATAAAGAATTTGATGGTGTTGAGGGCGTAAAAGAGATTATGTCTGGTTATGCTAATCCTAAGGATTTCTTTGTAAAGAAAATTGCTGAGGGTGTGGGAATGATTGCAGCAGCATTTTACCCTAAGCCTGTTATTGTTAGGACAAGCGATTTTAAATCTAATGAGTATTGTCGTATGGTAGGGGGGAAAGACTATGAGCCACACGAAGAGAATCCTATGCTTGGTTATCGTGGCGCTAGTCGGTATTATTCTGAACAATACAGACAAGCTTTTGAGTGGGAATGTCAAGCTTTAGCAATGGCGCGTAATGAAATGGGATTTTCTAATATGAAAATTATGATTCCATTCCTTAGAACTCCAGAAGAGGGTAGAAGAGTTTTAGAGATTATGCGTAAAAATGGATTGGTGCAAGGCGAAAATGGATTGGAAATTTATGTTATGTGTGAATTGCCAGTGAATGTAATTATGGCAGATGAATTTTTACAACTTTTTGATGGTTATTCAATTGGCTCAAATGATCTTACGCAATTGACTTTGGGTGTTGATAGGGATGGAGAGCTTGTTAGCCATGTTTTTGATGAAAGAAATCCTGCGCTTCTTAAAATGTTTAAAATGGCAATTGATGCTTGTAAAAAACATAATAAATATTGCGGAATCTGTGGGCAAGCACCTAGTGATTATCCAGAAATTGCAGAGTTTTTAGTGGAAAATGGAATCACTTCTATTTCATTGAATC includes:
- a CDS encoding arsenate reductase family protein, with amino-acid sequence MVKVYGIKNCGSVKKALNFLEQKKIPYEFIDFKKTPPNKETLEKWLQSVPLKILFNTKGTTYKKLSLKDKNLSEEEIKEYLIKEPNLIKRPVVEANHQVIVGFKEEEYEEFKW
- a CDS encoding branched-chain amino acid transporter permease gives rise to the protein MQDNFDTFYLIGAILAATIGTALTRLLPFFIFKNATNNKLLKYLQDTMPLFIMTLLIFFSLLNTPWSETYGLYELGGIFSAILCFLWFKNSVFSIFTGIIFYIFLTRIF
- a CDS encoding AzlC family ABC transporter permease, with the translated sequence MFYRSFIQSLPVLMGYLPLGIAFGILFSKELSLDWYYGVLIAILVFTGAGQFLLVSLIASYAGFLEIAIASFLLNIRHLFYSLAITNEIKNFGITKYYILFGLTDETFAVLKANKAAFNLSLKELEQSYFYITFFDHCYWVLGCGIGIFLGNTLGFKPDGVEFALTALFSVLTLSLLQNSPNKKPFYIGLSLGVIGLIIFPNQYFLLLSIFCGIFILLFGRKWIENAR
- a CDS encoding glycosyltransferase; this encodes MKKHKFGILLAATKDSSFTLGVMIANIKDKMGSFVDVFYIVHDGFSPKDKEAMERLAQDSKVVFCEFTQQTFLDNFKKFNQNNLKIDFSCSRGFLGRWTHMVYACFEIFRYLEECENILYLDFDILLLKGLEHLLKLKESGITIAAERGKKQLKEVYPNYNGEFRDFRIYRSPIIFVNDSLINPAECYAFVYQKSIGVGLNDQGVLSLLIFEKSIKAKDLGKDYVGSVLWIANDDSYFIHSYGRENRFWNNQLCYQIWREWGEYYEVWLNQGGLPYLKGFVAKTTYGYERVRFSLAYKVGYAIVECYYQTSKIKYLKLPLKIAQVILKHKRKLREYRRICKISPHLRLPMFCQYEDYQNALKEKQSIPYKLGEAVLEFCKEWWKCNIIKLYRKIYLIKKQAAKKS
- the purL gene encoding phosphoribosylformylglycinamidine synthase subunit PurL; protein product: MENLEKILRQHKLTQEDYQNILNILKREPNLVEIGIFSAMWSEHCSYKSSKIYLNGFPTRAPWVIQGPGENAGIIDIGGGYGAVFKMESHNHPSFIEPYAGAATGVGGIMRDIFTMGARPVASLNSIRFGNITKKDSTGAKHRYLLRGVVAGIGGYGNCMGVPTIGGEMSFEDCYEGNILVNAFTLGIVKNDEIFYGKAEGIGNPVIYVGSKTGRDGLGGAVMSSDSFNEDSKSLRPTVQVGDPFTEKLLLEACLELFKKDLIVGIQDMGAAGLTSSSFEMAGRSGSGMVMHLDKVPTREANMTPYELMLSESQERMLICAKKGCEKEILEIFTKWELDCAIVGEVTNSGKMELYWHNEKCAEIPIAPLSEKSPILKRPVSENPTYLNNIESLNQEALQKLDSNEVFKTLLQSPDVSDKAWVYEQYDSTVQTNTLTKIGSGGASAIRVKENGKGIAMSVACPIRLCYLNPKEGAKQAVAKVGRDIALRGGRALAITDCLNFGNPENPEVMWQFKEACEGIKEACKTLNTPVVSGNVSLYNQTNNSDIYPTPSIAGVGVIDDIYHLLGSEFNQEDTEVYLLKSKNTTPQFGASLFAKYFANSIKGEISSINLNDELFLWSVLASAKEHKILKAAVDIYQGGLAIALAKACIKGNIGCKSIQTLDNQALFGESPTQVLIALDSKNVSTLQNLLENSNLHLEKIATLGGEKIEIGNISITLSEAKRIYFESFDAILQTL